In Uranotaenia lowii strain MFRU-FL chromosome 2, ASM2978415v1, whole genome shotgun sequence, one genomic interval encodes:
- the LOC129742029 gene encoding uncharacterized protein LOC129742029, producing MPMVRLPKLDLSTFDGDVENWIPFRDSYKNLIHDKKNLASVDEFHYLLAALKEPVKKLLYTISVTEKNYDIAWNLLVSRFDNKRLLIKNHIAALFSMESVKRESSSAILSIVDHFERHVKILNTLGENTEEWSSLLVHLVCSRSDSYTLREWECKTAGEVESPSYVDLVEFLQEQARMLLSLKGGSTVDKPRYSSSHSAVSASYSSKKTCVVCNLQHKIYDSEAFKVLTLEQKHDVVRKNKLCWNCLATSHMSRECQSKNCRKCGDSHHTYLTPSSRADLSTPSQTKTPFFPPKSKNAPSENNSPTNAPEKTRYPITSPNLHLSPTPPDSTPSTSTAMVAAHSTGQKSTVLLSTAVVLVYGPIGPMKVRALLDSGSELNFITERVVQLLKLSKQRAQMHISGMGGASVTSRYATVATICSSDHSYRCDLSFQILPKITGNLPSTVVDTSQLQIPPELNLADPSFALPHRIDMVIGAQLFFSLLCDGQRYISNHSEGLRPILQNTVLGWVVSGPVPIASNSSHSASVALTCTTDDLDFQLSRFWEIEHCPEARSFSKEELACEKLFTDTTTRDELGRFVVRLPTKPEMLCQLGDSATTASKRYHWMQRRLLRDPNLQDQYSQIMLTYGTACAPYLSTRCLKQLAYDHMMINKHVASKISTDFYMDDLISGDQTDDAAIDLLSEVQGILGSAGFELRKWASNSSAVLASIPEALNDDRLFLELDSSPSIKTLGLIWHPKSDSFHFKSPDLIQSQQLTKRIVVSEMAQLFDPLGILGPVVVKAKIFVQQLWRANLSWDDPLSPNLSGAWESYRSDLSTVHLFSVPRRAGEIQLHGFCDASQHAYGACIYVRSSTEDGNIITHLLTAKSRVAPIQQSTIPRLELCSAVLLGHLYTNPPSKFNIYVANRVAKVQRLTVGGSWNHVAGFESPADIISRGATPQELSGNTLWWEGPPWLKLESTNWPRRFTVMESSHVKPEDLEEKSRPLTACSENPDDQQILTPGHFLIGDALKAIPEPDLGDVPTNRLSLWQAMQHKVQRFWKLWSTDYLNQLQQRSKNYFQKPNVVVGKLVLLKEDNLPPLKWSVGRITAVHSGADNLVQVVDVKVPSGAVFDRPISKICLLPSNDAEDGPSSNNE from the exons TCCTTTATACGATCAGTGTAACCGAGAAAAATTACGATATCGCATGGAATCTACTCGTGTCTAGATTCGATAATAAACGTctgttaataaaaaatcatatcgCTGCTCTTTTTTCTATGGAGTCGGTAAAAAGGGAATCATCATCTGCGATCCTTTCAATTGTGGATCATTTCGAGCGCCACGTCAAGATCCTAAACACGTTGGGAGAAAATACTGAGGAATGGAGTTCACTTTTAGTGCATCTAGTTTGCAGTCGTTCTGATAGCTACACGCTGAGGGAATGGGAATGTAAAACTGCTGGTGAAGTAGAATCCCCATCGTACGTCGACCTGGTTGAATTCCTACAAGAACAAGCCCGCATGTTACTTTCCCTGAAAGGTGGATCTACTGTGGACAAACCCCGATACTCTTCTTCCCATTCTGCTGTGTCAGCATCttattcttcgaaaaaaacCTGCGTTGTTTgcaatctgcagcacaaaattTACGATTCCGAAGCGTTTAAAGTTTTGACCTTGGAACAGAAACATGATGTAGttcgcaaaaataaactttgttGGAACTGCTTGGCCACTTCTCACATGAGTCGAGAGTGCCAATCCAAAAATTGCCGAAAATGTGGGGATAGCCATCACACGTACCTAACCCCGTCGTCTCGCGCTGATCTTTCAACGCCATCTCAAACAAAGACACCTTTTTTCCCGCCAAAATCCAAAAATGCTCCATCTGAGAACAACTCTCCCACAAATGCTCCAGAAAAAACTCGCTATCCGATCACCTCTCCTAACCTGCACTTGTCACCAACCCCACCTGATTCAACACCCAGTACATCAACCGCTATGGTAGCTGCACATTCTACGGGCCAGAAATCCACAGTTTTGCTGTCAACAGCGGTCGTTTTGGTTTATGGCCCAATCGGACCAATGAAGGTCCGAGCTTTATTGGATTCGGGTTCGGAACTGAATTTTATAACGGAACGAGTAGTCCAGTtattaaaactttcaaagcaAAGAGCACAGATGCACATTTCGGGGATGGGGGGAGCCTCTGTTACAAGTCGTTACGCCACCGTCGCAACTATTTGCTCCAGCGATCATTCTTATCGCTGTGATCtctctttccaaattttgcctaAGATCACTGGAAATCTCCCATCTACTGTTGTAGATACATCACAACTGCAAATCCCACCGGAACTCAACCTAGCGGACCCCTCTTTTGCTCTGCCTCATCGTATCGATATGGTTATAGGTGCTCAATTATTCTTCTCGCTTCTTTGTGATGGACAGCGATACATCTCCAACCACTCAGAGGGATTGAGACCTATTTTACAAAACACAGTATTGGGTTGGGTAGTGAGCGGACCTGTACCAATAGCATCGAATTCATCTCACTCTGCGTCTGTTGCCCTTACATGCACCACCGACGATCTAGACTTCCAATTGTCACGCTTTTGGGAGATTGAGCACTGTCCTGAAGCTCGCAGCTTTTCGAAGGAGGAATTAGCCTGCGAGAAACTTTTCACCGACACCACCACACGAGATGAACTTGGTCGGTTTGTTGTTCGTCTACCCACCAAGCCAGAGATGTTGTGTCAACTGGGCGACTCAGCCACAACAGCTTCAAAACGATACCACTGGATGCAGCGTCGGCTCTTGAGAGATCCGAACTTACAAGACCAATACTCACAGATCATGC TGACTTACGGCACTGCTTGTGCGCCTTATCTCTCAACCCGCTGTTTAAAGCAATTGGCATATGATCACATGATGATTAACAAACACGTAGCCTCTAAAATAAGCACCGACTTTTATATGGATGATCTTATCAGTGGGGATCAAACAGATGACGCAGCAATTGATCTCCTCTCAGAAGTCCAGGGCATTCTGGGATCAGCAGGTTTTGAGTTGAGGAAATGGGCATCAAATTCCTCGGCAGTCCTAGCAAGTATCCCCGAAGCTTTGAATGATGACCGATTATTCCTCGAATTAGACAGCTCCCCCTCAATAAAAACTCTTGGACTCATCTGGCATCCCAAATCCGATTCTTTCCACTTCAAATCACCAGATCTCATTCAAAGTCAGCAACTCACTAAGAGGATTGTTGTCTCTGAGATGGCTCAGCTATTCGATCCGCTCGGAATTCTTGGACCTGTCGTCGTGAAAGCAAAAATTTTTGTGCAGCAGTTATGGAGAGCAAACCTTTCTTGGGATGATCCGCTCTCACCCAACTTGAGTGGCGCCTGGGAGTCATATAGGTCGGACCTTTCAACAGTACACTTATTTAGTGTTCCTCGACGTGCAGGCGAAATCCAACTTCACGGATTTTGCGACGCATCTCAGCACGCATATGGGGCATGCATCTACGTACGGAGCTCAACTGAAGACGGCAACATCATTACCCACCTTCTTACCGCTAAATCCCGAGTTGCGCCTATCCAACAATCCACAATTCCTCGGCTGGAATTATGTTCAGCAGTTTTGTTAGGCCATCTGTATACAAAT CCACCGTCAAAATTCAACATCTACGTGGCAAATCGAGTCGCTAAGGTGCAGCGGCTGACTGTTGGTGGTTCTTGGAATCACGTTGCCGGTTTCGAGAGCCCAGCCGATATTATTTCGAGAGGTGCTACCCCCCAAGAACTATCTGGTAACACATTGTGGTGGGAAGGCCCACCATGGTTAAAATTGGAATCGACGAACTGGCCACGTCGGTTCACTGTTATGGAGTCGTCTCACGTAAAGCCAGAAGATTTAGAGGAGAAG AGCCGGCCGCTAACTGCTTGCTCGGAAAATCCCGATGATCAACAAATCCTGACCCCTGGCCACTTCCTAATCGGCGATGCACTGAAGGCTATTCCGGAACCTGACCTGGGTGATGTACCAACCAATAGGCTCTCGCTGTGGCAAGCGATGCAGCATAAAGTTCAACGGTTTTGGAAGCTCTGGTCTACTGATTACTTGAATCAACTACAACAGCGCtccaaaaactactttcaaAAACCTAACGTCGTCGTGGGCAAGTTAGTGCTACTGAAGGAGGACAATTTACCGCCGCTCAAGTGGAGCGTCGGGCGAATCACCGCAGTGCACTCTGGCGCTGATAACCTAGTGCAAGTCGTCGATGTGAAGGTCCCTTCTGGTGCGGTCTTTGACCGGCCGATCTCAAAGATCTGCCTGCTACCATCCAACGACGCTGAAGATGGTCCGTCGTCAAACAACGAATGA